In Labilibaculum sp. DW002, one DNA window encodes the following:
- a CDS encoding glycosyltransferase family 4 protein, with amino-acid sequence MKEVLFIAPGNKNSKGGIGLCVNNYSKYINPFKLIVTHRFDSKVLNTIWFPLCVLELFFRLLIDSEIKIVHIHGASKGSFYRKYILFSLVDKLFHKKIIYHVHGGGFRDFYLESSKFIQKRVRYVVNSADVLLCLSEKWRLFFSSAFKAKRIEILNNMIIPPKKSNQLQIEGELQLLFLGLIGDNKGIFDLLKTLAKNREVFTGKINLRIAGNGEVSRLKQAISNWKLDEIVQFVGWVDAEKKDELLRSSHVFILPSYKEGLPLSILEAMSYSLPIISSNAGGIPDLIHKYKNGILVDAGNQQEIKNAILRLLDKKNLIQVYSERSAKGVVDFYPHSVLKTLFSIYHELQGSKGLLIEQN; translated from the coding sequence ATGAAAGAAGTTTTATTTATAGCGCCAGGCAATAAAAATAGCAAAGGTGGAATAGGATTGTGTGTAAACAATTATTCGAAATACATCAATCCATTTAAGCTTATTGTTACGCATCGCTTTGACTCGAAAGTGTTGAATACGATATGGTTCCCTTTGTGTGTTTTGGAGCTCTTCTTTCGTTTGCTAATCGATTCGGAAATTAAAATTGTTCATATTCACGGAGCATCAAAAGGTAGTTTCTATCGGAAATACATCTTGTTTTCATTAGTTGATAAGTTATTCCATAAAAAGATTATTTACCATGTTCATGGTGGCGGTTTTAGAGATTTTTATCTGGAGTCATCAAAATTTATTCAAAAGCGAGTTCGCTATGTTGTGAACAGCGCCGATGTTTTACTTTGTTTATCCGAAAAGTGGAGGCTTTTCTTTTCCAGTGCATTTAAAGCCAAGCGAATTGAAATTCTAAATAACATGATCATTCCACCTAAAAAATCAAATCAACTCCAGATTGAAGGTGAATTACAATTGCTATTTCTGGGTTTAATTGGCGATAACAAAGGAATTTTTGATTTGTTAAAAACTTTAGCAAAAAATCGGGAAGTATTTACAGGGAAAATCAATTTAAGAATTGCTGGAAATGGAGAAGTATCAAGACTAAAGCAAGCAATTTCAAATTGGAAATTAGATGAAATAGTTCAGTTTGTAGGTTGGGTTGATGCTGAAAAGAAAGACGAATTGTTGAGGTCATCTCATGTATTTATTTTGCCATCATACAAGGAAGGATTACCGCTATCTATTTTGGAAGCAATGAGTTATTCTCTTCCGATTATATCGAGTAATGCAGGAGGAATTCCTGATTTAATACACAAATATAAAAATGGAATTTTAGTTGATGCAGGTAATCAACAAGAGATTAAAAATGCCATTTTGAGGTTGTTAGACAAAAAAAACCTTATCCAGGTTTACTCTGAAAGGTCAGCAAAAGGTGTTGTTGATTTTTATCCACACAGCGTATTAAAAACTCTATTTTCTATCTACCATGAGTTACAGGGGAGTAAGGGATTACTTATTGAGCAAAATTAA